A section of the Callithrix jacchus isolate 240 chromosome 14, calJac240_pri, whole genome shotgun sequence genome encodes:
- the BOLA3 gene encoding bolA-like protein 3 isoform X1, translating into MAAWSPAAAAPLLRGIRGLPLHCVHRMFASQTEGELRVTQILKEKFPQATAIKVTDISGGCGAMYEIKIESEEFKEKRTVQQHQMVNQLQERIMQYHNHETRPEKNRIWEHLHCGKKEFNSELKTSLPIVVLYILV; encoded by the exons atggcggcatgGAGCCCAGCTGCGGCAGCGCCTCTGCTCCGCGGGATACGCGGG CTTCCACTTCACTGTGTCCATCGGATGTTTGCCTCCCAGACTGAAGGGGAGCTCAGAGTGACCCAAATTCTCAAAGAAAAGTTTCCTCAAGCTACAGCTATCAAAGTCACTGACATTTCAG GAGGTTGTGGGGCGATGtatgaaattaaaattgaatCAGAAGAATTTAAGGAGAAGAGAACTGTCCAGCAACACCAGATGGTTAATCAG TTGCAGGAAAGAATAATGCAGTACCACAATCATGAAACAAGACCTGAGAAAAATAGAATCTGGGAGCATCTACATTGTGGCAAAAAGGAATTTAATTCAGAATTGAAGACAAGCCTCCCAATAGTGGTTTTGTATATCCTTGTATAA
- the MOB1A gene encoding MOB kinase activator 1A isoform X2 → MSFLFSRSSKTFKPKKNIPEGSHQYELLKHAEATLGSGNLRQAVMLPEGEDLNEWIAVNTVDFFNQINMLYGTITEFCTEASCPVMSAGPRYEYHWADGTNIKKPIKCSAPKYIDYLMTWVQDQLDDETLFPSKIGVPFPKNFMSVAKTILKRLFRVYAHIYHQHFDSVMQLQEEAHLNTSFKHFIFFVQEFNLIDRRELAPLQELIEKLGSKDR, encoded by the exons ATGAGCTTCCTCTT CAGCCGCTCTTCTAAAACATTCAAACCAAAGAAGAATATCCCTGAAGGATCTCATCAGTATGAACTCCTAAAACATGCAGAAGCAACTCTAGGAAGTGGGAATCTGAGACAAGCTGTTATGTTGCCTGAGGGAGAGGATCTCAATGAATGGATTGCTGTAAaca CTGTGGATTTCTTTAACCAGATCAACATGTTATATGGAACTATTACAGAATTCTGCACTGAAGCAAGCTGTCCAGTCATGTCTGCAGGTCCAAG aTATGAATATCATTGGGCAGATGGTACTAATATTAAAAAGCCAATCAAATGTTCTGCACCAAAATACATTGACTATTTGATGACTTGGGTTCAGGATCAGCTTGATGATGAAACTCTTTTTCCTTCTAAGATTG GTGTCCCGTTTCCCAAAAACTTTATGTCTGTGGCAAAGACTATTCTAAAGCGCCTGTTCAGGGTTTATGCCCATATTTATCACCAGCACTTTGATTCTGTGATGCAGCTGCAAGAGGAGGCCCACCTCAACACCTCCTTtaagcactttattttttttgttcag gaGTTTAATCTGATTGATAGGCGTGAGCTGGCACCTCTTCAAGAATTAATAGAGAAACTTGGATCAAAAGACAGATAA
- the MOB1A gene encoding MOB kinase activator 1A isoform X1: protein MSFLFSSRSSKTFKPKKNIPEGSHQYELLKHAEATLGSGNLRQAVMLPEGEDLNEWIAVNTVDFFNQINMLYGTITEFCTEASCPVMSAGPRYEYHWADGTNIKKPIKCSAPKYIDYLMTWVQDQLDDETLFPSKIGVPFPKNFMSVAKTILKRLFRVYAHIYHQHFDSVMQLQEEAHLNTSFKHFIFFVQEFNLIDRRELAPLQELIEKLGSKDR, encoded by the exons ATGAGCTTCCTCTT CAGCAGCCGCTCTTCTAAAACATTCAAACCAAAGAAGAATATCCCTGAAGGATCTCATCAGTATGAACTCCTAAAACATGCAGAAGCAACTCTAGGAAGTGGGAATCTGAGACAAGCTGTTATGTTGCCTGAGGGAGAGGATCTCAATGAATGGATTGCTGTAAaca CTGTGGATTTCTTTAACCAGATCAACATGTTATATGGAACTATTACAGAATTCTGCACTGAAGCAAGCTGTCCAGTCATGTCTGCAGGTCCAAG aTATGAATATCATTGGGCAGATGGTACTAATATTAAAAAGCCAATCAAATGTTCTGCACCAAAATACATTGACTATTTGATGACTTGGGTTCAGGATCAGCTTGATGATGAAACTCTTTTTCCTTCTAAGATTG GTGTCCCGTTTCCCAAAAACTTTATGTCTGTGGCAAAGACTATTCTAAAGCGCCTGTTCAGGGTTTATGCCCATATTTATCACCAGCACTTTGATTCTGTGATGCAGCTGCAAGAGGAGGCCCACCTCAACACCTCCTTtaagcactttattttttttgttcag gaGTTTAATCTGATTGATAGGCGTGAGCTGGCACCTCTTCAAGAATTAATAGAGAAACTTGGATCAAAAGACAGATAA